A part of Miscanthus floridulus cultivar M001 unplaced genomic scaffold, ASM1932011v1 fs_329_4, whole genome shotgun sequence genomic DNA contains:
- the LOC136531351 gene encoding protein NUCLEAR FUSION DEFECTIVE 2-like, giving the protein MATPTPPPILLVLLLLVASFPSHTRAAAAAPLSASPFDAALAVLQSRVGYAFRAPSLLRRAMTHASYSRENGRALAVLGLAAAESAAALRALAADLDAAPSAVSRATSEAASGAACARAGARLGIPNVVRVAGRTSASAPTVVCGALRALVGAVAVDANSTDAAGEVFWRLHALTSSAAVAAV; this is encoded by the coding sequence ATGGCGACTCCAACGCCACCACCGATCCTCCTCGTCCTCTTGCTCCTCGTCGCCTCCTTCCCTTCCCACACACGTGCCGCGGCTGCCGCGCCGCTCTCCGCCTCCCCGTTCGACGCGGCGCTGGCCGTGCTCCAGTCGCGGGTGGGCTACGCCTTCCGCGCGCCGTCCCTGCTGCGCCGCGCCATGACGCACGCCTCCTACTCCCGCGAGAACGGACGCGCGCTTGCCGTCCTGGGCCTGGCCGCCGCGGAATCCGCCGCGGCGCTCCGCGCCCTGGCCGCCGACCTCGACGCCGCGCCCTCCGCCGTGTCGCGCGCTACCAGCGAGGCCGCGTCCGGCGCCGCGTGCGCCAGGGCCGGGGCGCGGCTCGGGATCCCGAACGTCGTGCGCGTCGCCGGTCggaccagcgcgtccgcgccGACCGTCGTCTGCGGCGCCCTCCGGGCGCTCGtcggcgccgtcgccgtcgacgcCAACAGCACCGATGCCGCAGGGGAGGTGTTCTGGAGGCTGCACGCGCTCACTTCGTCTGCCGCCGTCGCCGCGGTGTGA